One genomic window of Deinococcus peraridilitoris DSM 19664 includes the following:
- a CDS encoding S8 family peptidase has translation MRNRAVLIPLFLSLAACGQYAGFPAGSPSTPIQIQSVALGDTRVFIADGSRWWADGSRWWADGSRWWADGTRWWADGSRWWADGTFQPAPENSAAFKLIGLDRIQDLASKMGQGVIVAVIDTGVDFEHPMLKGALLPGHDYINNRQGAREEGGDHDLAYGHGSAVAGLIRQVAPAATILPMRVLSPDGSGLDKAVAQAIRDAAAQGARVINLSLGTSTSTGGVRDAIVSATEQGVIVLGASGNAGESKPQSPAWHMGNPDAAGRMSLSVGAVDQAGNAVSWSNAGSEVVAPGVNMTTAYPGQRLVNASGTSFSTPLVSGAVALALAEGANASRLSETLKSSSQQGRLDVANLMAQPK, from the coding sequence ATGCGCAACCGCGCCGTACTCATTCCCCTGTTCCTCAGCCTCGCCGCATGCGGACAATACGCTGGCTTCCCGGCTGGTTCTCCTTCAACCCCCATTCAGATTCAAAGCGTCGCGTTGGGCGATACTCGGGTATTCATCGCGGACGGTTCCCGATGGTGGGCCGACGGCTCGCGCTGGTGGGCGGACGGCTCGCGCTGGTGGGCCGACGGCACCCGTTGGTGGGCGGACGGTTCGCGTTGGTGGGCTGACGGCACCTTTCAACCGGCCCCGGAAAACAGCGCTGCCTTCAAGCTCATCGGACTTGACCGCATTCAGGACCTCGCGTCCAAGATGGGGCAAGGGGTGATTGTCGCGGTCATCGACACGGGCGTGGACTTCGAGCATCCCATGCTCAAAGGCGCCCTCCTTCCTGGCCATGACTACATAAACAATCGCCAGGGTGCGCGTGAGGAGGGGGGAGACCACGACCTGGCTTATGGTCATGGTAGCGCCGTCGCCGGCCTCATCCGTCAAGTCGCGCCAGCCGCGACGATCCTGCCCATGCGTGTCCTCTCCCCGGATGGGAGTGGCCTTGACAAGGCCGTCGCGCAAGCCATTCGTGACGCGGCCGCGCAAGGCGCGCGGGTCATCAATCTGAGCCTCGGGACCAGCACCTCGACGGGCGGTGTGCGTGACGCCATCGTCAGTGCGACCGAACAAGGCGTGATTGTGCTCGGCGCGAGTGGGAACGCAGGCGAGTCCAAGCCACAATCACCCGCCTGGCATATGGGGAACCCGGATGCCGCTGGTCGGATGTCGCTCAGCGTCGGTGCAGTCGATCAAGCTGGAAACGCCGTGAGCTGGAGCAATGCCGGCAGTGAAGTCGTCGCTCCCGGTGTGAACATGACCACTGCTTACCCTGGCCAGCGTCTCGTGAACGCCTCCGGAACGAGCTTCAGCACGCCCTTGGTGAGTGGCGCGGTCGCCCTCGCGCTTGCAGAGGGCGCAAACGCGAGCCGCTTGAGCGAAACGTTGAAGAGCAGCAGTCAACAAGGCCGTCTGGACGTCGCAAACCTGATGGCTCAGCCAAAATAA
- a CDS encoding sensor histidine kinase, translating to MRGASKLEARKGKRRRTWTVDVDEAVVLAVLRSEVSVAQAARRRGVSERLPVVKGDPLLWCQSFENLLSNAVKYTSKREIACIGIQAEVKGESVVFSVTDNGAGFDPRFQKRLFDVFQRLHRKDQFRGAGVGLATVRRMVERHHGRIWAEGRLGERATFYLQLPR from the coding sequence ATGCGAGGGGCGAGCAAACTGGAGGCAAGGAAGGGAAAGCGACGAAGAACCTGGACTGTCGACGTCGACGAAGCCGTTGTGCTGGCCGTTCTGCGGAGCGAAGTCAGCGTTGCCCAAGCCGCACGGCGGCGTGGCGTCAGCGAGCGCCTCCCGGTGGTGAAGGGTGACCCGCTGCTGTGGTGTCAGTCGTTCGAAAATCTGCTGTCCAACGCGGTGAAGTACACCTCGAAACGAGAAATCGCTTGTATCGGGATTCAGGCAGAAGTGAAGGGTGAAAGCGTCGTTTTTTCGGTGACGGATAACGGTGCGGGCTTCGATCCGCGCTTTCAGAAACGGCTTTTTGATGTGTTTCAACGCTTGCATCGCAAGGATCAGTTCCGGGGAGCCGGGGTGGGACTCGCAACGGTACGGCGGATGGTGGAGCGTCATCATGGCCGCATCTGGGCAGAAGGGCGCCTGGGTGAGCGGGCCACGTTTTACCTGCAACTCCCCAGATAA
- a CDS encoding GGDEF domain-containing protein has protein sequence MHTPTDFSQILTRAVHAATNGLIVTQADGDFPILYCNPAFETLTGYPASEILGRNCRFLQGPGTDAYTRTQMREALCAGLSLDVVILNYRRDGTPFWNALNLAPIHDEQGRVTHFVGVQTDVTDRVRLQRALEKKIQTDDLTGLGSRASFLEALQLAIQHSASSPFAVGFADLDDFKRVNDSLGHEAGDELLRHVAIRLRESVRKGDLVARLAGDEFVLLLRELEDCSVVEAVAKRALQALERPFSLKGLQVRVGASLGFVVPSKGVSAVEVLSSADRAMYDAKHQGKNRFVIQDCR, from the coding sequence ATGCACACCCCCACCGACTTCTCGCAGATACTCACGCGCGCCGTACATGCCGCGACCAACGGCCTCATCGTCACCCAGGCGGACGGTGACTTTCCCATCCTCTACTGCAACCCGGCTTTCGAAACGCTCACCGGCTACCCGGCCAGTGAAATCCTGGGACGCAACTGCCGCTTCCTGCAAGGCCCCGGTACGGACGCGTACACGCGTACACAAATGCGTGAGGCGCTGTGTGCTGGCCTTTCCCTGGACGTCGTGATTCTGAATTACCGCCGGGACGGCACGCCTTTCTGGAATGCCCTCAACCTGGCCCCAATCCATGACGAGCAGGGGCGTGTGACGCACTTCGTGGGTGTACAGACTGACGTGACGGACCGGGTGCGCCTCCAGCGGGCCCTGGAGAAGAAAATCCAGACGGATGACCTCACCGGACTCGGGAGCCGCGCGTCGTTCCTGGAGGCGTTGCAGCTCGCCATCCAACACTCTGCTTCTTCGCCATTCGCGGTGGGATTCGCTGACCTGGATGACTTCAAGCGCGTCAACGACTCGTTGGGCCATGAAGCGGGGGATGAATTACTGCGTCATGTGGCCATCCGCTTACGCGAAAGTGTGCGCAAGGGAGACCTGGTCGCTCGCCTGGCGGGAGACGAATTCGTGCTGCTGTTACGGGAACTGGAGGACTGCTCGGTGGTGGAAGCCGTCGCGAAGCGGGCGTTGCAGGCGCTTGAACGACCCTTCAGCCTCAAAGGACTGCAGGTGCGGGTTGGAGCGAGCCTGGGTTTTGTGGTGCCATCAAAAGGCGTGAGCGCCGTGGAAGTGCTCTCGAGTGCCGACCGGGCGATGTACGACGCCAAGCATCAAGGCAAGAACCGCTTCGTCATCCAGGATTGCCGCTGA
- a CDS encoding bifunctional diguanylate cyclase/phosphodiesterase has product MNALTPLQEQARLAELRRYAILDTLPEDAFDRLAKQAAAHYHAPIALISLIDQDRQWFKACVGLDDREASRDVSFCAHALHADTPLIIPDATQDERFSQNPFVTGEAHIRFYAGAPIITPRGHRLGTLCVVDTQPRAFSFEDAEFLQQLAASVTSELELRNALHRLKYEKIVLQSIDDALVVLNQNWRVAMLNQAAQTLYGVTEEILGRPASELFTARWPSPEAEREVQETLARNASWTGQVTHRLRDGSERHVALTITNILAPDARQQGQLFTIRDLTEQRRRETLEQDRRVILEMAIATAPLPGVLHAVLQMIENQLPGKTAAIMRLRDGRLFNGAPSSLPAAYLAAIEGIEAGPNVGSCGAAASSKKLTITPDIMTDPKWLPYRDGARTCGLMACWSMPVLDQTGAVLGTFAVYAPAACTPTPAEVEVLQDAAQLTSLLIERDEAQKATRRQALHDPLTGLPNRTMIHELLGHALRTAVRTGEFVAVGLLDVDQFKRVNEALGQAGGDEVLRQISARLQTALPVNCTVGRVSADEFVLLAPQLSGDGALASLAQTAREVFHTPFVVEGEELFVTASAGWALFPGDSLNPEALLSLANAAMQRAKRDNLGWTRFTTGPSLPDRRTLSLRNALHRALERQELSVHFQPIVHAGDARPYSVEALLRWQHPRYGSVSPATFIPLAEESGLIMSIGEWVLHETCRELKALQVSTPGLRGQVNLSARQFSSPHLLGSIRAALEAAGLDPSLLELEITESSIMSAEDAALTMQGLRKLGVRLAVDDFGTGHSNLAYFKRFPVQTLKIDRSFVQDVGENPTGTDAMIVRTMVGLARALNLQVVAEGVETEKQASFLRDAGVDYLQGWLYARAMTGEALLHWLTERHEQVLSRP; this is encoded by the coding sequence ATGAACGCACTCACCCCTCTACAGGAACAAGCGCGCCTCGCGGAACTGCGACGCTACGCCATCCTTGACACCCTCCCGGAAGACGCCTTCGACCGCCTCGCCAAGCAGGCCGCCGCGCACTACCACGCGCCCATCGCCCTGATCTCACTCATCGACCAGGACCGCCAATGGTTCAAAGCCTGCGTCGGCCTCGACGACCGCGAAGCCAGCCGCGACGTTTCCTTCTGCGCGCACGCCCTGCACGCCGATACCCCCCTGATCATCCCGGACGCCACCCAGGACGAACGCTTCAGCCAGAACCCATTTGTCACGGGAGAGGCCCACATCCGCTTTTACGCCGGCGCGCCCATCATCACCCCCCGCGGTCACCGACTCGGAACCCTCTGCGTCGTCGACACCCAACCTCGCGCGTTCAGCTTCGAGGACGCCGAGTTCCTGCAGCAGCTCGCCGCGTCCGTTACGAGCGAACTCGAACTGCGCAACGCCCTGCACCGCCTCAAGTACGAAAAAATCGTACTGCAAAGCATCGACGACGCCCTCGTCGTGCTCAACCAGAACTGGCGGGTGGCCATGCTCAACCAGGCCGCGCAGACCCTGTACGGCGTCACCGAGGAGATCCTCGGAAGACCCGCGAGTGAACTCTTCACCGCCCGCTGGCCCAGCCCGGAAGCAGAACGCGAAGTCCAGGAAACCTTGGCCCGGAATGCTTCCTGGACGGGACAGGTCACGCATCGCTTGCGTGATGGCAGCGAACGCCACGTCGCCCTGACCATCACAAACATCCTCGCTCCGGACGCCCGCCAGCAGGGACAACTCTTCACCATCCGCGACCTGACCGAGCAACGCCGCCGTGAAACCCTCGAGCAGGACCGCCGCGTCATCCTCGAAATGGCGATTGCGACCGCGCCACTGCCCGGCGTTCTGCACGCCGTGCTCCAAATGATCGAAAACCAGCTGCCCGGCAAGACGGCCGCCATCATGCGCCTGCGTGACGGACGACTCTTCAACGGTGCCCCGTCCAGCCTGCCTGCCGCGTATCTGGCGGCCATCGAAGGCATCGAAGCGGGTCCGAACGTCGGATCCTGTGGCGCGGCGGCCAGCAGCAAAAAGCTCACCATCACCCCCGACATCATGACCGACCCGAAGTGGCTGCCGTACCGTGATGGCGCGCGCACCTGCGGACTCATGGCCTGCTGGAGCATGCCCGTCCTCGATCAAACCGGGGCAGTGCTCGGCACCTTCGCCGTGTACGCACCCGCAGCGTGTACCCCCACGCCCGCCGAAGTGGAGGTCCTGCAGGACGCAGCGCAACTGACGTCGCTGCTGATCGAACGTGATGAAGCACAAAAAGCCACGCGCCGTCAGGCACTCCACGACCCACTGACCGGCCTGCCGAACCGCACCATGATTCACGAGCTCCTCGGGCACGCGCTGAGGACCGCAGTACGAACCGGTGAGTTCGTCGCGGTTGGCCTGCTGGATGTCGATCAGTTCAAACGTGTCAACGAAGCACTCGGGCAAGCCGGAGGAGATGAAGTCCTGCGACAGATCAGCGCGCGTCTGCAGACAGCGCTTCCCGTGAACTGCACGGTCGGTCGCGTCAGCGCCGACGAGTTCGTGCTGCTCGCCCCGCAACTCTCCGGGGACGGCGCGTTGGCCTCCCTGGCTCAAACCGCCCGGGAAGTCTTTCATACGCCATTCGTCGTGGAAGGTGAGGAACTGTTCGTCACAGCCAGCGCCGGCTGGGCGCTCTTCCCAGGTGACTCGCTCAATCCCGAAGCGTTGCTGAGCCTCGCGAACGCGGCCATGCAACGCGCCAAGCGTGACAACCTCGGCTGGACACGCTTCACGACTGGCCCCAGCCTCCCCGACCGCCGCACCCTGAGTCTGCGTAATGCCTTGCACCGCGCGCTGGAACGCCAGGAACTCAGCGTACACTTCCAGCCGATCGTGCACGCCGGGGACGCGCGACCGTACAGCGTTGAAGCCCTGCTGCGCTGGCAGCACCCGCGGTACGGCAGTGTGTCCCCGGCGACCTTTATTCCCCTGGCCGAAGAGTCCGGCTTGATCATGTCGATCGGTGAGTGGGTGCTGCACGAAACCTGCCGGGAGCTGAAGGCGCTGCAAGTCAGCACTCCAGGCTTGCGGGGACAGGTGAACCTCAGCGCCCGGCAGTTCAGCAGTCCGCACCTGCTCGGGAGTATCCGGGCTGCCCTCGAAGCAGCAGGGCTCGATCCCAGTCTGCTGGAGCTGGAAATCACGGAAAGCAGCATCATGAGTGCTGAGGATGCCGCCCTGACCATGCAAGGCCTGCGGAAACTCGGTGTACGCCTCGCAGTGGACGATTTCGGCACAGGTCATTCGAACCTGGCGTACTTCAAGCGGTTTCCCGTGCAGACCCTCAAGATCGACCGCTCGTTCGTGCAGGACGTTGGAGAGAACCCGACTGGTACGGACGCCATGATCGTCAGGACCATGGTGGGTCTCGCGCGGGCGTTGAACTTACAGGTTGTCGCTGAAGGCGTGGAAACCGAGAAGCAAGCCAGTTTCCTGCGAGATGCTGGGGTGGATTACCTGCAAGGCTGGCTGTACGCGCGCGCCATGACCGGCGAAGCTTTACTTCACTGGCTGACTGAACGTCACGAGCAGGTGCTTTCAAGGCCCTGA